The genomic stretch tgaactttcaatttgatgcaattaaCCCAATTTCGTCAATTTTTTTCGTTAAACCCAAACGAAAACTTCTAAAAAGTTTTAGGGGtataaaaatcatttcattACTTTTAACATCCAAAAACTCACGGAGGaaggtaaattgcatcaaattgagaGTTCAGAGGGtaaaattaagaggttttaaaatttgagaaggTTTTTTAAATCGCGTGATAATTCATGAAccctttgtgaagtttccccaaaataaTTAGACTTCAAATCCTATATACATAATTTTTCAGTATGTATTTATACTTGCAAGCGTTTAATAATTCCAGCTTTGGCTTGGCCTTCTCTCTTACCAAATGACGATTTCCAAGATTTCTTGCTTGAATTACGCAGTGAATACAATTGGTCAACCTAACAGGTCATGTCATCCAATCAAGAAACATAGATTTATTCTTTGCATCAACTCAAACTCAACAGAGAAACACTAAACCAATAACCTAAAAAATCATAATCGGATTAAAGTGGAAAGAATTTTCGGCTTGGATGATGAAATTTTTCTACTACTACTACTCTTAAATGAAATCAATATGTGACAAAACTTCCGAGCATTGTCTGATGAAGATTTTCATGGTCACAAAACAAATTGTTACCAATGTTGCAAcaggaaaagaaacaaaaagccCATGGATATGATGTTCAGAATCAAAAACACAGAGCTGATCTTGTGCCCCCCATTGCAAGGAATACTGCTTCCACTGTAGCACCCTTTCTTTTGCTTGATCCCTAGGCCATGATTTTCAAGAACAAATGTAGAGTTTGTCTGTCCACTGCTGAACAAAACACACCAAAAGAAGTGCCCTTTATGGACCCCAACCATGCCCACACCCACTTCAGTATGTGATTTATTCCTCACAAGAGATAATGATTTCTTGTCTTTGACAAGAACATTGGAAAAGGCTACCAATGGTTCAAGATACTTTGATTGGCAACCAACAATGTGGCCAGTTAGGATATCGAAAGTCGGTAGCTCCACCCCGCAATTGGGAGCAAAAACTTCGGTGAAGTCGTCTTCTGAGGGTTTGCAGTTTACAGTGTTGTTGCTGGTGCAGTTATCCTTGCAAAATTCAACATATTGCAAGGCCATGCACCCAAGACCAGGGCTGTCGTTTAGGTGTGAAAGCTTTTGTGCAGTTCGATTGTTGTTGATGATGTCCACAAGATCGCTTGCAGGATTTCCTGTGTGACAAACAGCAAGTAATAATGTAAGCTAAGAAAATGTTTGGGTGAATATAAGCATGCATAATTGATATAAGTGTTGGGAAAATATCCTTCTTTCTTAGAGCCCGGTGGGCTCTAAGAAAGAAAATCTTAGAGCCCGGTGGGCTCTAAGATCATAGTCCAATAACAGAGCTGTAGGTTAAGCCCTGACTAACATAACCCGAAGTTGATGAAGGCCTGGCCCAAGTCATCAgtgaaaggaagaaagatatCACCAAAACACGGTCACCCGGGAATATATTTCCGGGGGCTGCCAATCCCCTGATTTCCCGGGGATTATCTCATCACTATATTCGGATACAGTGGCCAAACCAACTTCTAAGACTCAGGGATTGAGTCTCATTGAGTTACAAACTCCCTTTCATGATTATCCAAATATCATAAAGATTGTGTTAGAGTTTGCATACGGCTGCTACTCTCAGTCCAAACCAACTACGAGACTCGGATAAAATCACCACAAGGCTCAGATAAGATCAAAGGAAGAGGAGTAATCCGGGTGAATCTAttagtctatttataggccgaACCCCAGGTATGAACAACACGCTGAATTATCTGAGAGATTACATACACCTTTCCAGAAACCTTACTTGAGCATCGAAGGGAGATTACGCTCAACACAGTCTTCGTGTTTTTCAAGGTTGGAGGACGTGTTCACACCGTACCAGAAACTATTCTAACAATAAGCATTTAAAAAGTTCCTAATAGATGAATCAAAATTGATCAATAAATCATAATCCCCAAGATTAAAGCTGTATAAAGTACAACTGACCCAAAAACTTAATATTATTTGCCTCCTCAAATGACTAATTTCCTTCatcaaacaaacagaaaatgGTTCAAGTAGGTTTGAATTATTACTACATAAAATTTAAAGATAAAGCAACATAACATTGTAGCATTGTGAACAATGTAGTAGCTACTATATAGGCTTCCTTTCAGGATTATAATAGCATTCAGAAGGAATATACAATGGGCTCTACTAGTCTACTACATTGAATTGTCCTCAAATATCACAGAAAAAGATGGGTTACATCCATGAGAAGACTAAATATAGaacacaggaaaaaaaaaaaaattaaagcatggTAAAGGTTGAAGATTGATTGATTGAAGATTGATTGAAGTACTTTTTACTATACTAGCATGGTAAAGGTTGAGGGTCATAGACTATTAGTATAAGAAGCATGGCTGGAAATAAGTTGGAGATGTGAAGTTGTATTTGATTGCCATTATGGAGAAATCTTTTACGCAGGAGATACGTTAGTTacatttatatatgaaaaatcgAGATCTGGAGATATAACACAAGGTCTTTCAAAAGTGGAACAAGTGTTAGAAGTTTGTTCGATTGATTTGATATCGAAGAACATTGCAGTGACATTGACATTGACACTGCTACCACAGAAAGGGGTCACTTAATCATACCCATAACTCTGCATAAACTTTGAATCAAGGGAGGGCTTGTCTATTTCTATACAAAATGTGGATGGTTCGATCTTTAAAGTAAATGGAAACAGTATGGTGATCCCCATATAAATGTTCTGACCCCACAAAAATAACAGCCATGTCTCTGCTCCAAATTTAAAGAAGTTGTAGGTGAAGTACATAGGGATCAAATCTCCATTTATTTGTCATGTCAGGCTGTGTAATGAGGTAGCAGAGCCTATTTAAAGAGGTATCCTATGCTAAATTGGAGAAATGTAAGGGGAGGGGCAAGAGTCCAAGACATCCGAACGTCGTGTGGTCTCTCTAGAGCAGTTTAAAGCACAAGCAACATTTGCATCAGTCCGAAAGGGCTAATCAAGTTGCAATTGGAGCTCCCTAAAAACGCTTACAAAGCCCCTTCTCACCTAGTAAAGCACCAGTGTGAGACTTAGCAATTAGCACTCATGAGCTCCTTCATACAGACTaatcatcttcccaatgtgggACTAAGGCGACACATCTCCATGACGACTCTTAGTATAAGTAGCCATATCCATTGCAACATCTAACCGAGGCCTCACATCTCTCTAATTTGTAGTACTCCTGAAGGATCCTACTCACTTTCCCTAAAAAGAATAGTATTCTTATCTTGTTATGGAACCCGGACAATCCAATATGTTGCCTCTGTGTGTGTCAACTGACTCTAGGAGCTTTCTTCCTAACAGGTCACAGATAGCTGAAAACTAGGAGACAAAAGTACAAATGTCCATCCTTTCCCTACACATTTTTTGACaacaaaacagagcaaaaaacCTCAAAAGGAGTAAAATCTACTCCAATTAGCCAACACCATTTCAAATAATTCTTTCAAGTACCTTAATTACACTTGAAAAGTAACATAATACACAGGCACAGAGAGTTACTTGTTAGATGCTAATTGCTACACCTCCTCATGAACAATTAAAATTgccaaaaacagaaacaacagCCAGAAAAAAACAGAGTAGAAGGCAGATAAATGCTTTGACACCAAACAAAGAAACAGGGCGATTGCAGATTTACATTACCATGGTTCTTGGCGGCCACAGCAGCTGCTAGCAGCAGATGGCAGAGAACTATCAACTCACAGTAAAAGAGCTTCTTCACCATTATCACTAAATGTGAGCTAAAGTGGGTTTTGCTTTACAAGGTATCTGAGAGAGAAtggaaaggaaaacaaaagggTATGCTTTTTCTATAGGAGGTGTTTGCTTGGTGGGAATGGAAAAtggggtgaatttttttttcccaggaAAAAAAGTGTAGGGAGGAAAGTGAGTGACTACTGAGTACTGATTGAGTGTTGCAGAGGCTGAGGACAAAAGTTGGGCAAGCGGTGGTCCCAGGTAGCCGTTTGTGTGTACTGTTgttggatttctttttcttaagaaattgaACGGATTTCAAAACATAGAACTCTAATGGGCCCAGCTTTGACAGAACTTGGGTAGGGCAAGACGAGCGTGTTTCTTGGAAGATATTGGTATATGATGAGGCAAAATATGGATGCCACACCACATCTACAGTGATCTACACCTTTTGCTTAAGTCGAGGTTTGAAAACAACATTTATCTTCAAATCCAATTATTATACTCATTTTATATCGAATtatcacttaaaaaattaaaaatattagtcattttttaaagcACAATATATCAACTAATATAAATTGGGTATGTGTATTAtaaatttatgaacttttttttattattattacaccCACTAAAAAACTTTGTTGGATTAATTATAAGAACATTTTTAATAGTTGCACCCACAAAAAATTATGAGAACCCTTGTATTCTCGcataaaacaaaagtaaaatttatttacttaaCAAATAGTTTCAATAtgtcaacccaaaaaaaaaaaaaaaaaaagtgatccCAACTCTCAAAACACCTTTAGAGGTCATATCTTCTTTCATTTAGCCTTGGGTTTAAAGTTAAATATATCTGATTAGCGCAAATACAGGTGAATAAGAATTCTTTCCAATCAAGACTATCGTTTGCAGCATGTAGTAAATTATTGTTCAAGGATTAGTTGCTTTCGTTCTCCTTCTCATGCCTTGGTATACATAAAACCAGGGCAAGATCAACATTATATAAATTAACTACTGTTCAGTTGAAGGTATAACGGTGAGAAACCGACGGATATTGATAATAGGCATGAGTCTTGTGACTTATTGGTCAATGGTATTGGCCTGTTGCTCGTTCAGAtcattttgttaatattcaaagtAGGTTGTGTATGATTCATAGTGGTGATGAGGATAAGCCGAAGTGGAATGCTTAAAAAATTGGTAAGTTCTCTTGCTCAAATACTTGAGATTCCATTCAAGTTAAGGAAAATGTTGTAGATTGGTGGGCGTTGGTTTGGTTTCCTTTTTCAATTCCTAAACAAGCTTTTATCACTTGGTTAACAATGAGGGATGCTTTAACCACTAGGAAGAAGTTGTTGATATGGGGGTTTCAAGGGGATGTGAATTGCATTTTTTGTAGACATGTAATTGAGGATAgagatcatttattttttgcttgtgGTTACAGTAGCAGAATTTGGCAGCAGGTTATGAGTTTATGTAGCGTGCTTAACCCACCTACTTGTTGGGAAGATGTGGTTTCTTTTGGGTTGGAGAAGTGGAGGGACAAAACTATAAAGACTTATTTGTGTCGGCTAGTTTTTGATTttacaatatataatatttgaaaGAATCATAATGCTTTGAGACATAACAATAATCCATGCACTGAATAAAAGCTTATTCAACGTATTAGATGGGAGGTGAGGATCCGGTTTGCTACAAAAGATAGATTTAAAAAGACTAAAGGAAATGATATTCTTTGTAATGCTTGGGGTATAAATGGGATATTGATTTAATCTTGTgggggttttttgtttgtttaggtGTTTTCAGCTTTagcttttctttgtaaattgtTTAGTTGTTGGTTAATAAAAGTTActcattcattttaaaaaaaaaaaaaaaaagaagaaaagaaagagatctTGTGACCTTCTACAATAAGACTCGAACTCATGACTTTTAATCTCCCAAATCATGTCAGTTGCAATTTGTTAACCAAATTGCAGTCGATTTGGGCAAGTAGAGAGTCGATATGTCTTGGTAGCAGATCTCACACTTATCTTCTAATAGTGTCGAAATTTGCAAAGCTGCTCTACGTGTGCTATTTTTGCAAAGACAAAGATGAGAAAAGTTCATAGGGTTTTCAGGGTGTAGGAAATACtttcgatgcctaagttagtagCCCTTAGTGTTATGTAGATATGTGTTGTAAATTGGACTTGAGTTTACCTTCCTTCTTATATCTCTACTCACCTATCTAATCAGACGGATGCCCATCCCTCGATTGGATTGCTTGTAACAGCTATTCGGGGATGAACCATGATTAGCAGCACGCgtcgtgcgtggcacgcccacgcacgacagtgcaaaaattttttttttttttttttttttttaaaaaaaattttttttgcacgcggcgtgcatATCTTTACCCTTCGGGGATTGCTTACCGGCTCAACGAGAGGATGTTCTTGGTCTCTTTCTTTACCATGAGTTAGGCTGCATTAAATGCCTCGACATGCTTCTTCGACGAGGAATGCAAGAAATGCATTTAATGCTTCACATACTTTGTTAACAAGAATTAGGACCTCTTAAGTTCAAAAGAACTGAATACATTCAATTAGTTGTAttagaagggtatttttgtcttctaaaaaagtgaaaaaataaaaatacctttaagaacctgtttgagattgcgtttgagaaataaagtttttaagttaaaaagagtttttgggcaaaagtttcatttttaagcttttgccaaagtgctttttgaccatttttaggcttttttttaccattaaaagtgcgtttaattttttttatcaaacatatacttttttcttcaatcggacttttttagtgttaaaaaaactttttttagtgttaaaagcacttttagacctcTTCAACTCAATTTCAAACATGTcataaatataactaactaaatactCGTCGGTCTAAATGACGGTGAGAGTGAGGAGTCTATTTATTGCCGTGGCCCGTGGACTTTCAAAAATCCTACGGATGTGATAATtgcttttctccttttcttggtAGTAGGAAGATTCATGTGCCTAGCGGTTGGGATGGGCCAGAAAGCCTAGCTAGTCCTGGATCAACTACCCTTAAGAATGGTTTCTTGTAAAGGCCCAATGAATTTGATCCAAATCCATCATCTACTTTATGGACTAACCAAATTAACTGTAACTAAGTCAGTGAATTGCAACTAATTCTTATATTCAAACCATGTGAGAACTGAGAGTGAACTTCATCCAATAGGCAATCCAATTATGATcttataacatttttcaaatttaaacaattaattctTTAAATTGGGACAATAGttctttgacatgtccgcataggTCACTAGGTCGAATCTTATCCCcctcttatttttttgataacaaaaaaataagagggggataagattcaaactagtgacctccgcttcattaggcgtggttccagccgattgagttacttcTTGACGACTGGGATAATAGTTCTAATATATTTTGATGGTTCAAATGTTTCCGAATcttattgtatttaatttattatgtgataatacaaaaatgtttttttaaaaattaacccAGCAATTAGTTTACTGTCACGTGCACGTTGAGCCTACACGTGCGTAGTTAAAGGTTTAGTATTTGCGCTTGCGCCCTCCCATGTATCCAAACCAACACTTCAGACCTGCGTGCCTCCATTTCTCTCTGCGTTTCTTATCCATCATCCATGGCTTCCACTTTCGTCACTGTACCAAAACCCTTTGTGTACAAAACCAACAGCCCCTCTCTCTCTAACCAGAGACTACTAGGTACCACGTTAAATCCGTTTAAAtttcacttcctttttttttttcccatttttcttgGGAATTTTCCTTTCTAGAATTCATTTTGAATGTTTTTCCATCTGGGTCATGAACAGGTCTGCAGAGAAGCTCTCTGAGAGTCAACGCAATTTCCAAGAAATGGGAGCCCACCAaggtttattattttcattttatttatttatttatttttgcttaatttttataCACAAATAGGCTTATATATATTCTGTGCTGAATTCAAAGTTAGTATATTTGTGTCATAAATTATCTGGGTTTTGTATATTGCTGcataaaaattatatgggtttttaatttgataCTTAGTGGTGGTAACCTTGTGTTGCAGGTGGTTCCACAGGCTGATAGAGTTCTAATTCGTCTTGAGCAGCTGCCCGAGGTGATTTCTGTTGAGATTATCGCTGCAAAAGTTTTATTATAATTGTACAGATTCAACACAAGAAGAGAGACTTTGATACTAATATGGAAAAAGAACTAAAGCATCACAAAGATAACACCTCTATATGAGAAACAGAAGAGACAAGACTACTAAAAATCCATCACCTAATGTCCACAATACTATTGAAAAGTCCCATACTTGTTTTGTATCGAAAAATATATGATGGTAAAATCAGTAATTTAGGGCAATGTGGGATTTAATAGATAGTTCTAGTAATTTTGGCAGCCTCTTTTGGCACTGAAGAACTTTCCTGTGTGTTGTAAGTGCACAGAAATTTTACTTTTGGTGCTGACAGAAGCTTCTTGAAATGGGCCCCCAAGTGTTTATACTTGAAACTGATTGATTTAACTTAAAAGTAGTGTGCAACAACCTCTTTAAGTCATCCTTTTATGGATGGAGGTGCATGGGTTGATTTCCTATCTAATTTCCCCAGTGAAACTGAACTCTCTATTATGGACTTGGCTAGGTTTGCATGTATGGATAAATTCCAATATATGATATGTAGAGcatcttttgaaaaatttgaTGTGGACATGATCTCTTGGCCATTAGCCCAGTATGAGCTGGTATTATTTCGGTAGAGAAAGGGAGGAATggaaaaacaacaaatttttgggttttgatcaTTCAGTCCATGATATTTATTTTACTAGGGTAtacgaaaaaaataaacaaatttcaCATAGTGACCATAATACTTGTACAGGGTTGTGAGTTGATTGGTTGTCATATAGGCTTTGTAAGTAATGGTTGCCAAGAGTACTGCATTGTATAAATAAGCAACTCATGTATGATCTGTTGTAAGCTGTCATGTTGATGGATGAAATGTCTTATGCTACAGAAATCATCTGGTGGAGTTTTATTGCCCAAATCAGCTGTTAAATTTGAGCGGTATCTTATGGGAGAGGTAAGCAAAATGCCAACCCATGCTGTCTTGTGAAAACTGttctttctgtttttaaaataagttgtTTCTCTAGATGTTTTGACGTGcaatataatatatgtttcaGATTCTCTCTGTTGGTGCTGAGGTTGGGGAAGTGGAGGCTGGAAAGAAGGTAAGCAATCAAAACGTGTTCAGTTTTGGTAATGATTATGCAGCGAGCAGCTGTTGCCAGAAACAACATTAATGCTTCTGGCGCCCTAAACTTTCTGATGAATGAACTTTTTCCGAtgcttaattatataatttctaAGAAAtgtttggttggttggttgCCTTATTATCTAAATGGGGTGATGCTTATTTTGTTGCAGGTTCTTTTCTCAGATATAAATGCCTATGAggttagtattattttaatgtgaAGTTATCATATGTCCCTTTGCAAATGATATACATGGGAAACAATTGTCATCAACTGTACTATTTCTTATGATCGTGCTCTGAACAAAAACTGGAGTCCTTATAATTGTCATTGATTTTCAATTCGAAGTGTGTTGTGCTGTCAAATAATTTTAGGCTTACTTGCCTACTCATTTTGAGGATGGCGAAATGTGGAGAGTATTGATGTTGTAGAGACTAGTCGTATTGTGCTGATTCTGCTGTATAACATGGTGCTTTGCAATGAGTTGTCATGACATTTACTGATGACATTTCTTAATCCTTGTTTTAAGCACTTTATTACTTCTACCCTACTTGGAGCTTAAAGACTGAGATTACCAATTATATGGATTTTAAGGATTAGGGGAAAAGGGTTGTGATTATTAGAGTTTTTTAGATCATATTTTGTCAGACAGTAAATATTCTTAATAACAATGCAGGAAGCCTTTTGGTCTAGCCTGAAATTATTTTGAGAATCTAATACAAATGACATGCTGCGGTTGCTTTTTGCTACCTTCTGGCGAAATCATCTGTTTGCCTTTATCTCCATGATTTAGAGTAAATTTGGGTATCAACTATCACAGCATCTCTTAATCCTTTGGCTTTGATATTTGGATAACCTGTCCAATTTTGACTGCTCATGATCATTTAGTCACAGTAGTGTTTTTTGGTCAGATAACTATGTAATAAGCCATGTCGTGAATATTCGCCAACATTGATGTCCAGTTATCTGCAGCTTATCTATTAATGGTGTCATGTGTAGGCATAGGCAAACTTGCCTACATATACCAATAGTCCGTTTTcctttattgttgttgttgttgttgaagtTTTTGTCACCTTTAGCATTATCATGGGATGTGTGGTTATTTACCAATCAAAAAATTAGTGTTAtcatcataaattaaaaaaaaaaaaatctttggtgCTATTTCAGGTGGATTTGGGAACGGATGCTAAGCA from Corylus avellana chromosome ca1, CavTom2PMs-1.0 encodes the following:
- the LOC132167344 gene encoding uncharacterized protein LOC132167344, which gives rise to MVKKLFYCELIVLCHLLLAAAVAAKNHGNPASDLVDIINNNRTAQKLSHLNDSPGLGCMALQYVEFCKDNCTSNNTVNCKPSEDDFTEVFAPNCGVELPTFDILTGHIVGCQSKYLEPLVAFSNVLVKDKKSLSLVRNKSHTEVGVGMVGVHKGHFFWCVLFSSGQTNSTFVLENHGLGIKQKKGCYSGSSIPCNGGHKISSVFLILNIISMGFLFLFLLQHW
- the LOC132188474 gene encoding 10 kDa chaperonin 1, chloroplastic, which gives rise to MASTFVTVPKPFVYKTNSPSLSNQRLLGLQRSSLRVNAISKKWEPTKVVPQADRVLIRLEQLPEKSSGGVLLPKSAVKFERYLMGEILSVGAEVGEVEAGKKVLFSDINAYEVDLGTDAKHCFCRSSDLLAVVE